GCGGTTGTGGAAGGGTTGTAAGCGTTCCAGTAAACCACGTGACCTAAAATCCACAACTGGTAACCGAGAACCGCTACCAGGAGAAGGAAAAAAAGACGCAGAAACCAGCGTTTGAGAAATCTCACGCTTAAGATTGTCTCGCGATTGACCTGAGCATTTCGATGACCGGAGCGGTTTTTGGCCTAATCCCTCGCCACACGAAAAAGGATTCGGCAGCTTGCTCTACCAGCATGCCCAAGCCATCGGCGAGCCGCGCCGCGCCCTGCTCCTGTGCGAATTTTAGAAAAGGCGTACGTCCGGCGCCGTACATCATGTCATAAGCAAGGGATTCGTCAGCAAAGACACCGGGTGGCAGCGCGGGTAGTTCACCCTTGAGACTGGCGGAGGTGGAGTTGATGACGAGATCAAATTTCTGGCCTTGAAGATCAGAATAATCGGCTGACACAATGACTCCATATCGCGAAAACCATTGCTGCAATTCAACCGCTTTTGGCCGCGTACGATTGACGATCACGAGCACGCGAGGCTGGTTTTGCAGCAAGGGCAACAATACGCCTCGCGCGGCTCCTCCAGCGCCCATGAGCAGAATCCGGGCCGATCTGAGCGGAAACTTCAAATTGCCTGCGATGTCCCGCACCAATCCCACGCCGTCGGTATTGTCGCCGAGAATCCCGTCATGACCGAGCGCAAGGGTGTTAACCGCCTGTGCAGCATCTGCCCGCTCAGTTAGCCAATTCGCGACCTTGCATGCTTCGAGCTTGAATGGAACAGTCACATTCGAGCCTTTACCCCCGCGCTGTCTGAAACTCGCAACGGTGGCCGCGAATTCATCCTCTGGAGCGAGTATTGCTTCGTAACGCATTTCCTGCCCCGTCTCTCGGGCGAACGCGGCATGGATAAGCGGTGACTTGCTGTGCACCACGGGATTGCCGATAACGGCGTAGAGATCAACGCTAGTCAAAGTAACCGAGTTCCGGATGAGGCGTCTATAAGCCGCCCTAGAGATTGCAGGTGGATTGCGGGAACATTACAGTGATTAAAGGTACAGCGCGAGGCGGTTCCTCACCCCGGCAATACGACGCTCATTCACTCGCCAGTTCGTCGGAGCGTGTAAATACCCAAGTGCGGGTAATATGCAGAACGTCGATATCCCTGCTAATGTCGGGCGGAAACGGAGCGAACCCATTTTGCCCAGCCAACTTAACAATACGTACCGCTGCTTCATCCAAAACCTTTTTGCCCGAGGGCCGGTTTATTTCAATCGATTCCAGACCGCCGTCAGACTTGATACCAACAGTCAGTTGCAGAGTTCCATAGAGCTTCTCCCTCTTGGCAGCCTCGGGGTAATTAAGATTTCCGATGCGTTCCACCTTAAGACGCCAATCTTCAACATAACGCGTAAAGCGGTAGTCCTGTGTACGCGTTCCGATGAATTTGCGTTTAGGCGGCTTTTGATGGACGCCATAATCATATGAAGCCCGGGCTCCTAGCCGGGCAATCTCGATGCTACGCTGAACCAGATCTGTCGTATCGAGGATGTTCTGATTCTCTTCCGACTGGGCAGCGAAAGGATCGGATGGATAAGCCTTCTCGTCACTATCGAGCACAGTCATCGGTTGCTGCGCCTGTTCGACTTGTTCCGTTTTTTGCATGGCTGGCTCCTCGTCCGCCATGTGCTCAGGCTTGGGAGAAATTGGATATGGTGTTTTGGCACGGCTGCGATCGGTATTGCGCCCCCCGTCCAGGTTGGCGCGCGCCAACGGGTCCATTTTATCAGGCCTCGAGATCGACTTGCTGTTTACCAGCACCACCTCCAGCGGGAAGGCCGCTCTCTCATTTTTTGATGACGGGAACTGGAAATTGATACTGAACAACACGACAGCGTGAAGAATCACGGAGAGGAATATTGCGACGTTCAGGCGCGACGAGGTCCTCGACATCACGCCGGGGGAGGCCTCGGAACCAAGGCCGGATATGGTCGGGGTGGCGCTCAAATCAG
The window above is part of the Nitrosospira sp. Is2 genome. Proteins encoded here:
- the aroE gene encoding shikimate dehydrogenase, whose translation is MTSVDLYAVIGNPVVHSKSPLIHAAFARETGQEMRYEAILAPEDEFAATVASFRQRGGKGSNVTVPFKLEACKVANWLTERADAAQAVNTLALGHDGILGDNTDGVGLVRDIAGNLKFPLRSARILLMGAGGAARGVLLPLLQNQPRVLVIVNRTRPKAVELQQWFSRYGVIVSADYSDLQGQKFDLVINSTSASLKGELPALPPGVFADESLAYDMMYGAGRTPFLKFAQEQGAARLADGLGMLVEQAAESFFVWRGIRPKTAPVIEMLRSIARQS
- a CDS encoding energy transducer TonB, producing MSATPTISGLGSEASPGVMSRTSSRLNVAIFLSVILHAVVLFSINFQFPSSKNERAAFPLEVVLVNSKSISRPDKMDPLARANLDGGRNTDRSRAKTPYPISPKPEHMADEEPAMQKTEQVEQAQQPMTVLDSDEKAYPSDPFAAQSEENQNILDTTDLVQRSIEIARLGARASYDYGVHQKPPKRKFIGTRTQDYRFTRYVEDWRLKVERIGNLNYPEAAKREKLYGTLQLTVGIKSDGGLESIEINRPSGKKVLDEAAVRIVKLAGQNGFAPFPPDISRDIDVLHITRTWVFTRSDELASE